The Sphingopyxis sp. BE259 nucleotide sequence GCTCGCCGCGTCGCTGATCTTGCTATGGATCGTCGATCGGCTCATCATCCCCCGCCTGCCGCGCGCCGCCCGCTGGCTGGGAATCGCGCACGCATAAAGGTTTCATTTGCAACTAAATCATGTTAGATCGGCGCCTATGAAAAACGGCTTTACCCATGTCCACGAAACCGCGCCGCCCGGCGCCGCAGCCGACTGGACGATTTCGCAAGATTGGGATGCTTTTACCGCCGACGAACATGCGATGTGGGACAAGCTGTTCGCGCGGCAGTCGGCAATGCTGCCGGGCCGTGCGTCGGAAGCGTTCCTGCGCGGGATCGACGTGCTGCGCCTCGAAAAGCCTGGCATTCCCGATTATCGCGAGCTCAACGCGCGGCTGATGGCGGCGACGGGGTGGCAGGTGGTCGCGGTGCCGGGGCTGGTCCCCGACGCGGTGTTTTTCGACCATCTGGCGAACCGGCGCTTTCCCGCGGGCAATTTCATCCGCACCCCCGAACAGCTCGACTATCTGGAAGAACCCGATGTTTTTCACGACGTGTTCGGTCACGTTCCGATGCTCGCCGACCCGGTGTTCGCCGATTATATGGTCGCTTATGGCGAGGGGGGCTTGCGCAGCCTGCAATTCGACGCGCTGAAACAACTGGCGCGGCTTTACTGGTATACGGTCGAATTCGGGCTGATCCGCGAGGCGGGCGGGCTGCGGATTTATGGCGCGGGGATCGTGTCCTCCTATGCCGAGAGCGTGTTCGCGCTCGATTCGGACAGCCCGAACCGCATCGGCTTCGATCTGGCGCGGGTGATGCGGACCGATTACCGGATCGACGATTTCCAGCAGAATTATTTCGTCATCGACAGTCTGGATCAGCTGCTCGACACGACGGTGAACACCGATTTCGCGCCGCTCTATGCCGCGAATGATGCGCTGCCGCCGATTGCGATTGCCGATATATTGGCGGGTGACGCGGTCGTGACGCGCGGGACGCAGGATTATGCGTTAGGCAAAGTCTAATGAGCCATCCCCTCCCGCAAGCGGGAGGGGGACTTCACCAGCTCCCGAAACTGGCATCCGACGGGCTGGCGCGATGGAAGGCGCGCTCCTTGCGGCGCCAGCCGTAACGGCGGCGTTTGACCAGCAGCAGGCACGGCCAATCGGCGCTGCCGCCGCGCGCGACGCAGCGAAAGCCCTGCGCGCGATAGGCGGCGAGCACCGGTTCCATCTGGCGCGCGATCAGCCCGGCGAGGATCGTATGACCGCCCGGCGTGGTCGCGGCGGCGATGTCGGGGGCGAGGGTGATCAGCGGCCCGGCGAGGATGTTGGCGATGACGAGGTCATAGGGCGCGCGATGCCGGATCGCCGGATGGTCGGTTCCCGGCGCGACCGCGAGCGTCAGCGCGCCGCTGCCGCGACCGAGCGGGACGCGGTTGATCGCAGCGTTGTCACGCGTCACAAAAATGCTGGCGGGGTCGATGTCAGACGCGATGATGCGGGCATGGGGCCAGAGCGCCATCGCGGCAAAGGCGAGCAGTCCGGTGCCGGTGCCGATGTCGGCGATATTCCGCGGGGTGACGCCTTTGCGCGCCAGTCGGTCGAGCATCGCCAGACAACCCGCGGTGGTGTCGTGGCCGCCCGTCCCGAACGCCTGGCTGGCGTCGATCAGGAAGGGCGTGGCGCCTGGGGGGACGCGGTCGGCGTAGCTGCTGGTGTGGACGAAGAAGCGGCCGGCCTGAACGGGTTCGAGCCCCTGCTGTGACAGCGTGACCCAATCTTGCTCGACCAACTGCTCGACAATCGGCTTTTGCCCTTTCGCGCTCGGCACGAAGGACTGGAGCAGCGCGAGCAGCGCCGCGCCGGGCCTGGCGTCCATATAGGCGTCGAGCTGCCACAGCCCGGCATCCTCGTCGATCTCGCGCGTCACCACGACGGGCGCCTCGGCCATCGCGTCGAGTTCGGGAATTTCGCCCGAAAGTGCCTCGGCCTCGGCGCGGGTGCAGGGAAGGGAGACGATCCAGCTCATCGGTCAGCGCACATAGCTGGCGCCGTTGACGTCGAGCACCGCGCCGGTCATCGACGGCGGGGCGTCGAGCGCGCACCAGCGCGCCATTTCGGCGACCTCGCCCGGCATCGCGACGCGGCCGAGCGGAATGTCGGCAAGCAGCTTGTCGCCGTCGCGGCTGGCGAGATAATCGTCGGCCATGCCGGTCATCGTGAAGCCGGGGCAGATCGCAAAGGCGAGGATAGCGTCGTTGGCATAGGCACGCGCGATCGTCTTGGTCATCGCGACCATGCCTGCCTTTGACGCGGCATAGTGCCAATGCGCCGGGCTGTCACCGCGGTGCGCGGCGCGGCTGGCGATGTTGACGATGCGGCCTGGGACTTTGCCGCTTTGCCAGTGCAGGACGGCGCGGCGGCAGAGATCGGCGCTGGCGGTCAGATTGATCTGAAGCGTGCGGTTCCAGCTTGCGAGCCAGTCGATGTCGGCAGCATCGATCGGGCTGGCTTCGAAGATCCCGGCATTGTTGATCAGGACGTCGATGCGGCCGTCGAGCCGGTCCAGACTTTGTTGCCATAGCCGGGCGGGGGTAGCGGGATCGGCAAGGTCGCCGTCAGCGCTCGACAGGGCGACCGTTCGGGTAGCGTCCGAGGTCAGCGCGGCGGCGATCGCGGCGCCGATACCGCGGCTGGCGCCGGTGATCAGGATATGGGTTTGCATGGTGCGGCTTTAGCGAGGCCGCGACATCAGTCCAACCTCCAAAGCTGGGGCGATCGCGTCAGGATGTTCCTCGTTCCGTTCGTGTCTCGACTTCGCTCGACATGAACGGGGTAAAAGCAGGTTTATGCCACCCGGCGGCTGAACTCGCTCGCGGCCTGTTCCAGCTGTTGCAACCGGCCGCCCATCTTGCCGAATTCCTGGCTCAGCACGCTGATTTCGCTGGCGACCATGCCCGAATCGTTGCGGATGCTGGCGATCGTCGACGACATGCTGTCGGCGGCGAGCGCGGTTTCGTCGACCGCGGCGGTGATCGAGGTGACCGTTTGCGCCTGCGCGTCCATCGCGTCGCGGATGCGCTGCGCCGAGCGTTGCACTTCGACGATCGTCTGCTGGATCGACTGGTTGGCGGTCACCGACCCGCGCGTTGCCTGCTGGATCGCAGTGATCTTGCCCGCGATGTCGTCAGTCGCGCGCGCGGTTTCGTTGGCGAGGCTTTTGACTTCCTGCGCGACGACGGCGAAGCCGCGGCCCGACTCGCCCGCCCGCGCCGCTTCGATCGTCGCGTTGAGCGCGAGCAGGTTGGTCTGGCCCGCGATCTCGCGGATCAGGCCCAGGATGGATTCGATCGATTCGGCGTGATGCGAGAGCGTTTCGGACATCGCGACGGCTTCGCCGGCCTGTTCGGAGGCGCGGGTGGCGACGCTGGCCGAGGCTTCAACCTCGCTGCGCGCATCCTCGATCGCGCGGATCAGCCCGGCGGCGGTCGAGGCGGCTTCGCGCATCGCCATCGCCGATTGCTCGGACGCGGCGGCGACTTCGCTGGTCTTGGCGATCATGCCCTTCGCCGCCTGATCGGCCGAGGCGGCCTGTCGCGCGAGCTGTTCGCGCACCCCGTCGGTGTCCTGCACCAGCGAGGCGATCGAGCGGTCGAAATCGCCCGCGAGCGTCTGGCGTTCGCTGGAAATCACGGCGCGGTCGAGCTTTTCGGCATAGCGTTGCATGATGTCGAATTCGAGCAACGCCAACCGGTTGACCGCGCTGGCCAGCCGCGCGAGCCGCACCGGATCGTCGATGCACGCAGCCACCACATAGTCGATGGTCAGCCGCTGGCTTTCGGCAATGCACGACATCACCGACGCGAGCGGCAGTTTGACGCGCCGCGCCATATGCGCGTTTTGACAAGCGATCGTCGCGACCTCCTGTCCGGCGGCATCGGCATATTTGGCTTCGGTGTGGCGCGCGCTGCCGCGCACATAGGATTCGAGCAATTCGCCCTCAACGGCACGCTCGACGCTGGCAAGCGCGTTGAAGGAATCCCAATAGGCGCGTGCGACGGCCTCTTCCCGGCCGGCGATGATCATGTGGATCTCGGCCGCGTTGGCAGCAAGCTGGCCGTCGAGGTCATAATAGGGAAAGCGGTCGGCCATCAGAATCGGGTCGATTTGCTGCTTATGAATCGGATTTTCCTTCACCATGATCCTGCTTCCCTGATCGATCCCGACGCCGGGGTCTGCCGCCCGCCGGTCGTCCGCAAAACATAGGACCGGGCTATGCGGTGCGGTTGGTAAATTCGCCGTTAACCAGCGCGGGATTTTTCGCGCTAACCGCGCTCGTCGAGCGCTGCGGCGATGGGGAGCGGATAGCCCTCGAACGCCTTGATCGTCCGCAAGGCAAAGGCGCTGTGCATCGCCGCGACTCCGGGCAGGCGCGACAGGCAATGGCGGTGCAGCCGGTCGAAATCGGCGACATTGCGCGCCGCGACGCGCAGCCGGTAATCGGAGGCGCCCGAGAGCAGCTGACATTCGAGGATTTCGTCGAAACTTTTGACCGCGCTTTCGAAGGCGGTCAGCGCCTCTTCGCTTTGCGACGTCAGGCTGATGTCGACAAACACGTCGAGCCCCAGCCCGATGCGTTCGGGCGCGAGCCGTGCCGCATAGCCGGTGATGATCCCCGCAGTTTCCAAGGCGCGGATGCGGCGGTGGCACGCGGACGCCGACAATCCGACCGCCTCGCCCAGTTCGGCGGCGGGGCGCGGGCCACCCCGTTGCAGCATGTCGAGGAGCTTGCGGTCGATTCGGTCAATCATTGTGCGTCCTTGCGGAAAAATGCGCGACATTTGTGCGCGTTTGTTGCGAATCCAGCCACGATATGCAAGCACCTCGCGCGCGGTTTCTGCTATCAGGCGCAGCATGAACGACGCGGCGCTGGAAGGCGCAACCGGCGGCGACAAACTGGAGAGCGACCATGATCATCGGCACCCCCAAGGAAATCAAGAACCACGAATATCGCGTCGGCCTGACCCCCGAGAGCGCCCGCGAACTGACGGTTCATGGCCACCGGGTGCTGGTCCAGACCGGCGCGGGTGCCGGCATCGGCGCGCACGACCGGTTCTATGTCGAGGCGGGCGCCGAGATCGTCCAGACCGCCGAAGAGATTTTCGCGACCTGCGACATGGTGGTGAAGGTCAAGGAACCGCAGCCCGGCGAGCGCGCGATGCTGCGCGAGGGGCAGATCCTCTATACCTATCTCCACCTCGCGCCAGATCCCGACCAGACGCGCGACCTGATGAAATCGGGCGCGGTGTGTATCGCTTACGAGACCGTCACCAGCCCGCACGGCGGTCTGCCGCTGCTGAAACCGATGAGCCAGGTCGCGGGGCGGATGTCGATCCAGGCGGGGGCAACGGCGCTGGAAAAGGCACATGGCGGCCGCGGCGTGCTGCTCGGCGGCGTCCCCGGCGTCGCGCCGGGCAAGGTGTGCGTGATCGGCGGCGGCGTCGTCGGCTTCAACGCGGCGCAGATGGCAGCGGGCCTCGGCGCCGACGTCACCATCCTCGACCGCGATCCCGAAGTGCTCGAACGCGTCGGCACCTTTTTCGAGGCGCGCGCCAAGACGCGCTTTTCGAATCGCGCCAATCTGGCCGAATGCGTCGCCGAGGCCGATCTGGTGATCGGCGCGGTGCTGATCCCCGGTGCGGAGGCGCCCAAGCTGGTCACCCGCGACATGTTGGCGACGATGCAGGCGGGGTCGGTGCTGGTCGACGTCGCGATCGACCAGGGCGGCTGCTTCGAAACCAGCCATGCGACGACCCATGCCGAGCCGACCTATGTGGTCGACGGCATCGTCCATTATGCGGTCGCCAACATGCCGGGCGGGGTCGCGCGCACCAGCACCTATGCGCTCAACAACGTCACTCTGCCGCACGCGCTGCGCATCGCCGACCTGGGGTGGAAAGCGGCGTTGAAGCGCGACGTGCATCTTGCGCAGGGTTTGAACGTATGGAATGGCAAGGTGACGTTCGAAGCCGTAGCCGAAGCGATCGGAACCGATTATGTGTCTGTCGAGCAGGCACTCGCCTGAATACAAGGACATAGATAAGAAGATGACCGACCAAGCTCCCCCACCGCCGCAGGACGATGTGCCTGAGGAAAACGAGGTGCTGCGCGCCGCGCGTGAGCAGCGCCAGCAGAAGGAAGCCGCCGACGCCGCGGAAGCCGCCGACAAGGAAGCGGCCAAGGGGAAGCGCGCCGGTTGGAAAACCGCAGCAGCCGCAGGCATTGGCATCGGTTCGGCGGCGGTGATCGCGGCGCTATTGTACGCGAACCGCGACAAGATCAAATGAGGCGGCGCCCGGTTCGGTCTGGCTGAACCGGGATCGCCAGATGCGCGATTTGGCGGCACGCCGCGGCATTTCATTCCCCCTTGCCGACTCACCTGCGGCGGCCTATACGCGGCCTACTTCTTGACATGGTTAGCCAGTTGGGACGTCGGGGCCGCGGGCCGCGGCGGCTATCTCTACATGCTTGCCGGTCATCCGATATTGAAAGAATGACTTGGCTGACCTTGACGTCCTGAATGCGATCATCGCGCCCGAAGCCGAGGCGATGGGCCTGGCGCTCGTGCGCGTCGCGTTTTTTGGTGGCGAGAGCGATCCGACGTTGCAGGTGATGGCCGAGCGGCCCGAGACGCGCCAGTTGACGATCGACGATTGCGCCGACCTGTCGCGCCGCATCTCGGCCCAGCTCGACGCGCTGGAGGAAGCAGGCAAGGACCCGATTGCGCAGGCATATCGGCTGGAAGTGTCGTCGCCGGGCATCGACCGGCCGCTGACCCGTCCCGCCGACTTTGCCGACTGGGCCGGGCATGAGGCGAAGATTGCGCTGAAGGAAAAGCGCGACGGGCGTCAGCGCTTCAGCGGCGAGCTGGTCGGCATCGACGGCGATGTCGTTACGATTTCGGATAAGGAGGGTGTGGAGCACAAGCTGCCGTTCGATGCGATCGACACGGCCAAACTGGTCCTCACCAACAAATTGATTGCCGCAACCGTCCCGCTTTCAGCCGAAGGCGCCGACGAAATGGAAGAAGAAGGACAGGACTGATGGCCACTGCCATTTCCGCCAACCGCGCCGAACTGCTGGCGATTGCCAACAGCGTCGCCAGCGAGAAGATGATCGACAAGACGATCGTCATCGAAGCGATCGAAGAAGCGATCCAGCGCGCCGCCCGCGCCCGTTACGGCGCCGAGAATGACATTCGTGCCAAGCTGGATGTCCAGACCGGCGACCTGCGCCTGTGGCGCGTCGTCGAGGTCGTCGAGACGGTCGAGGATTATTTCAAGCAGGTCGATCTGGCGGCTGCCCAGAAATTGCAGAAGGACGCCCAGCTGGGCGACTTCATCGTCGATCCGCTGCCTGCGGTCGATCTGGGCCGCATCGATGCGCAGTCGGCGAAGCAGGTGATTTTCCAGAAGGTCCGCGAAGCCGACCGGGCGCGCCAGTTTGAAGAGTTCAAGGATCGCGCGGGCGAGCTGATCACCGGCGTTGTGAAGTCGGTCGAATTCGGCCACATCGTCGTCAACCTGGGCCGCGCCGAGGGTGTCATTCGCCGCGACCAGCAGATCCCGCGCGAACTGATGCGCGTCGGCGACCGCGTCCGCGCGCTGATCCTGTCGGTGCGCAGCGAAACGCGCGGGCCGCAGATTTTCCTGTCGCGCGCGCACCCCGATTTCATGAAAAAGCTGTTCGCGCAGGAAGTGCCCGAAATTTACGACGGGATCATCGAGATCAAGGCCGCTGCCCGCGACCCGGGTTCGCGCGCCAAGATCGGCGTCATCAGCTATGACGGCAGCATCGACCCGGTCGGCGCCTGCGTCGGCATGAAGGGCAGCCGCGTCCAGGCGGTCGTCCAGGAAATGCAGGGCGAAAAGATCGACATCATTCCCTGGTCCGAAGATACCGCGACGTTCGTCGTCAACGCGCTCCAGCCCGCCACGGTCCAGCGCGTCGTGATCGACGAGGACGACAGCCGCATCGAAGTCGTCGTTCCCGACGACCAGCTGTCGCTTGCAATCGGTCGCCGCGGCCAGAATGTCCGTCTCGCCAGCCAGCTGACCGGCAGCCAGATCGATATCATGACCGAGGCCGACGCGAGCGAGAAGCGCCAGCGCGAATTCGTCGAGCGTTCGACGATGTTCCAGGAAGAACTGGATGTCGATGAAACCCTCGCCCAGCTGCTCGTCGCCGAAGGCTTCACCGAGCTGGAAGAAGTCGCTTATGTCGGCATCGAGGAGCTCGCCGGCATTGAAGGGTTCGACGAGGAACTGGCGCAGGAACTGCAAAGCCGCGCGCTCGAAGGACTGGAGCGCCGCGAAGAGGCATCGCGCGCCGAACGCCGCGAACTGGGGGTCGAGGACGATCTGGCCGCGATTCCGCACCTGACCGAAGCGATGCTGGTCGTGCTGGGCAAGGCGGGCATCAAGACGCTGGATGATCTTGCCGACCTGGCGACGGACGAGCTGATCGCCAAGAAGCGCACTGATAACCGCCGCGGTCCGCCGCGCAGCGAACGCGCCGAAGACAAAGGCGGCGTGTTGGGCGAATACGGCCTGAGCGAAGAACAGGGCAACGAGATCATCATGGCGGCGCGCGCACACTGGTTCGACGACGAAGAGTCGAGCGAACCGGCGGACGCTGCACCGCAAGCCGGGCCCGCGGCGGAGCCGCTAAACGGGGAGGCCGCCGATGCGGACCCCGCACAATGATCAGCTGAGCGAACCAGACCGCGCTGGTCGGCGCGGCCAGCATGTGCCTGAACGGCGCTGCGTCATCACCGGCGAGGTTTCGCCGGCCGAAAGGCTTGTGCGCCTGGCGCTCGGCCCCGACGGCGGCATCGCCCCCGACGTGCATGGCAAGGCGCCGGGCCGCGGTGCGTGGATCGGCGTCGATCGCGCCACGCTTGAAGCGGCGCAGGCAAAGGGCAAGCTGAAGGGCGGCCTGGCGCGCGCGTTACAGGACGGCAATTTTACCATCCCTGACGATCTGGGCGCGCGGATCGAGGCGCAGTTGGCGCGTGCGACGCTCGACCGGCTGGGACTGGAATCGCGATCAGGCACCTTGCTGAGCGGCAACGAGAAAATCGAGACGGCGGCGCGTAAGGGCCAGGTTTGCCTGCTGCTCCACGCCAATGACGCGGGCGCGGATGGGCGAGGAAAACTGGCGCAGGCCTGGCGGGTCGGCGAGGATGCCGAAGGATCGGGTCGTGAGGGACTGGTCTTGCCGGTGGACCGCGGCACCCTATCTATGGCATTGGGCCGCGAAAATGCGGTGCATCTGGCGTTGACCGACGCCCGCGCCGCAGCGCGGGTGCTGGCGCATTTGAGCCGCTGGCAGTTTTTCACAGGATGGAGTAGGGACGCGGCCAACCGCGATTCCGACCCGCATGCCGCGCCGCTTGCTGGCGAGGACAAAATTGGGGCGGCGCCGACAGGCTCCGCCGCTTCGGACGCGTTTTGAAGGAATGATGAGTTTCGATGAGTGACGAACAGGACAAACCGACCCTGACCCGCAAGCCCCTGGGGCTGAAGCGGACGGTCGAGGCCGGACAGGTGCAGCAGCAATTCAGCCACGGCCGCCGTAATACGGTGGTGGTCGAGGTGAAGCGCCGCCGCGTGCTCGGTCGTCCCGGCGATCCCGCGCCCGAACCGGTGGTCGAAGAGGTCGAGGCCGCTCCTGCGCCCGCCCCGGCTCCTGCGCCCGCTCCGGCTCCGAAGCCCGCCGCGCCGCGCGCGAGCGAGAACGACAGCCTGATGTCGCGTCAGGAACGCCAGGCGCAGTTGCTGCGCGAGGCCGAAGAAGCGCGCATGACGTCGCTGGAGGAAAATCGTCGCCGCGACGAGGCCGCCCGTGCCCGCGCCGTCGAGGACGAGAAGCAGCGCGCCGAGGCGCGTGAGGAACAGGCGACGGCGAAGGTCGCCGAAGCGGCCCCCGCTGCACCGGCTGCGGCGGAACCCGTCGCGGCCGAAACACCTGCGGCCAGCGGTTCGCAGGAAACTCCCGCTCCCCGCAGCACGACCAGTGCCGCGCCAGCCCCGCGCCGGTTCACCCCGATCGAAGCGCCGAAGCGCCCCGAACCCAAGCGCCCCGAGCCGAAGGCAAACCGCGGCGCCGATACGCGGCGCCAGTCGGGCAAGCTGACCGTTACCCGTGCGCTGAACGATGACGAGGGCGCGCGCGCGCGCAGCCTCGCGGCGCTGAAGCGCGCCCGCGAAAAGGAAAAGCGTTCGCACACCGCCGCGTCGGGGCCGCGCGAAAAGCAGGTTCGCGAAGTCACCGTGCCCGAAAGCATCACAGTCACCGAACTGGCGAACCGCATGGCCGAAAAGACCGGCGATCTGATCAAGGCGCTGTTCAAGATGGGCGTCCCGTCGGCGAGCGGCGATACGATCGACCAGGATACCGCCGAACTGCTGGTGGTCGAATTCGGGCATGAGATCATCCGCGTCAGCGAAGGCGATATCGACATCCGTCACGACGAGGATGTCGATGATGCCGCGCATCTGAAACCGCGTGCGCCCGTGGTCACGATCATGGGCCATGTCGATCACGGCAAGACCAGCCTGCTCGATGCGTTGCGCGGCGCGAATGTGCAGGCGGGCGAAGCCGGCGGCATCACCCAGCATATCGGCGCCTATCAGGTGACGACCCCTGACGGGTCGCTGGTGACCTTCCTCGATACGCCGGGCCATGAAGCCTTTACCGAAATGCGCCAGCGCGGTGCCAATGTCACCGACATCGTCATCCTGGTGGTGGCCGCCGACGACGGGTTGAAGCCGCAGTCGATCGAAGCGATCGCCCATGCCAAGGCGGCAGGCGTGCCAATCATCGTCGCGATCAACAAGATCGACAAGGAAGGCGCCAATCCGCAGCGCGTCCGCGAACGCCTGCTCGAACATGAGCTGGTGGTCGAGGAAATGGGCGGCGACGTCCAGAATGTCGAAGTTTCGGCGCTGAAAAAAACCGGCCTCGACAAACTGCTCGACGCGATTGCGGTGCAGGCCGAAATCATGGAGCTGAAAGCCAATCCCGACCGTGCCGCCGAAGGCACGGTGGTGGAAGCCAAGCTCGACAAGGGCCGCGGCCCGGTGGCGACGATCCTCGTGCGCCGCGGGACGTTGAAGGTCGGCGATATCTTTGTCTGCGGCGCCGAGAGCGGCCGCGTCCGCGCGCTGATCGACGACCAGGGCAAGCAGATAAAATCGGCGACTCCGTCGATGCCGGTCGAAGTGCTGGGTCTGGGCGGCGTTCCGATGGCGGGCGACACGCTGACCGTCGTCGAGAATGAAGCGCGCGCCCGCGAAGTGGCGGGCTATCGTCAGGAACAGGCGACGCGCAAGCGCACCGTTCAGGCGCCGGTCAGTCTGGAAGGCATGTTCGAGGCGCTGGCCGACAAGACGAACGTCATCCAGTTCCCGGTCATCATCAAGGGCGATGTGCAGGGATCGGTCGAAGCAATCGTCAACGCGCTGAACAAGCTGTCGACCGACGAGATCCGCGTCCGCGTGCTCCAGTCGGGCGCCGGGGCGATCACCGAAAGCGATGTAACGCTGGCGGCGGCCACGAAAGCACCGATCATCGGTTTCAATGTGCGCCCGAACGCCAAGGCGCGCGACATCGCGAAGCGCGAAAATGTGCGCTTCATGTATCATGACGTGATCTATCACCTGACCGATGAAATCCGCAAAGAAATGGCGGGCGAGTTGGGTCCGGAGCGGATCGAAACCGTCGTCGGCCGCGCCGAGGTCAAGGATGTGTTCCCGGCCGGCAAGCGCGACAAGGCGGCGGGTCTGCTCGTGCTGGAAGGCGTCATTCGCAAGGGGCTGCATGCGCGTCTTACCCGTGACGACGTCATCGTGTCGGCGACGACGATCGCGTCGCTCCGCCGTTTCAAGGACGACGTCGCCGAAGTGCGCGCCGGTCTGGAATGTGGTGTCGTATTGTCCGATACCAACGACATCAAGGCGGGCGACAACCTCGAAGTCTTCGAAGTCGAAATGCGCGACCGGACGCTATAACCAGCGTCCGTTTCGCGCGGATCAGGAGGCGCCCGCATGGCCCGCTACGTCGCCCTGTTCGGCAGC carries:
- the infB gene encoding translation initiation factor IF-2, with product MSDEQDKPTLTRKPLGLKRTVEAGQVQQQFSHGRRNTVVVEVKRRRVLGRPGDPAPEPVVEEVEAAPAPAPAPAPAPAPKPAAPRASENDSLMSRQERQAQLLREAEEARMTSLEENRRRDEAARARAVEDEKQRAEAREEQATAKVAEAAPAAPAAAEPVAAETPAASGSQETPAPRSTTSAAPAPRRFTPIEAPKRPEPKRPEPKANRGADTRRQSGKLTVTRALNDDEGARARSLAALKRAREKEKRSHTAASGPREKQVREVTVPESITVTELANRMAEKTGDLIKALFKMGVPSASGDTIDQDTAELLVVEFGHEIIRVSEGDIDIRHDEDVDDAAHLKPRAPVVTIMGHVDHGKTSLLDALRGANVQAGEAGGITQHIGAYQVTTPDGSLVTFLDTPGHEAFTEMRQRGANVTDIVILVVAADDGLKPQSIEAIAHAKAAGVPIIVAINKIDKEGANPQRVRERLLEHELVVEEMGGDVQNVEVSALKKTGLDKLLDAIAVQAEIMELKANPDRAAEGTVVEAKLDKGRGPVATILVRRGTLKVGDIFVCGAESGRVRALIDDQGKQIKSATPSMPVEVLGLGGVPMAGDTLTVVENEARAREVAGYRQEQATRKRTVQAPVSLEGMFEALADKTNVIQFPVIIKGDVQGSVEAIVNALNKLSTDEIRVRVLQSGAGAITESDVTLAAATKAPIIGFNVRPNAKARDIAKRENVRFMYHDVIYHLTDEIRKEMAGELGPERIETVVGRAEVKDVFPAGKRDKAAGLLVLEGVIRKGLHARLTRDDVIVSATTIASLRRFKDDVAEVRAGLECGVVLSDTNDIKAGDNLEVFEVEMRDRTL